In Solanum pennellii chromosome 7, SPENNV200, the following are encoded in one genomic region:
- the LOC107025655 gene encoding external alternative NAD(P)H-ubiquinone oxidoreductase B1, mitochondrial-like has translation MRGFSYLKKALHIRSCSRLLVASCISSGGLLVYAENVDNNEKIVERSRLDSKKRKKIVVLGTGWAGTSFLKDMDISSYDVEVVSPRNYFAFTPLLPSVTCGTVEARSVVEPVRNIIKKRNGEIQFWEAECLKIDPENHQVICRSTVENLVGENDFSLDYDHLVVAVGAQVNTFDTPGVVEYCHFLKEVEDAQKIRRTVIDCFEKAVLPGLSDEERRTNLHFVIVGGGPTGVEFAAELHDFVHDDLVKLYPSVKDLVKITVIQSGDHILNTFDERISCFAETKFQRDGIEVLTGCRVVSVSEHSVNMKVKSTGEYVVVPHGMVVWSTGVGTRPFVRNFMEEIGQGKRWILATDEWLRVKDCPDVYAIGDCTTVDQRKIMEDISTIFEAADTDRSGTLTIKEFQDVLEDIIIRYPQVELYLKSNHLFQVTELFKDSEGNEREEVDIEGFKLALSHVDSQMKSLPATAQVAAQQGSYLAGCFNRWEQCNANPEGPRLFGSAGRHAFRPFTYRHLGQFAPLGGSKAAAELPGDWVSMGRSTQWLWYSVYASKQVSWRTRILVVWDWTRRYIFGRDSSRI, from the exons ATGAGGGGTTTCTCATATTTGAAAAAAGCTCTTCATATCCGTTCTTGTTCCAGGCTTTTGGTTGCTTCTTGTATCAG TAGCGGGGGTCTCTTGGTATATGCAGAAAATGTAGACAACaatgaaaaaattgttgaaaggAGTCGATTGGATTcaaaaaagaggaagaaaataGTGGTGCTTGGAACAGGATGGGCTGGCACCAGTTTCCTAAAGGATATGGATATTTCTTCCTATGATGTCGAAGTGGTGTCTCCGCGTAACTACTTTGCATTTACTCCTTTGTTACCTAGTGTCACTTGTGGAACTGTTGAGGCACGAAGCGTTGTAGAGCCAGTCAGGAACATAATAAAGAAG AGAAATGGAGAAATTCAATTTTGGGAAGCGGAATGTCTCAAGATTGATCCTGAAAACCATCAAGTCATTTGCCGTTCTACTGTCGAAAATTTGGTTGGAGAGAACGATTTTTCGCTAGACTATGACCATTTGGTTGTAGCAGTAGGAGCTCAAGTGAACACTTTTGACACTCCTGGTGTTGTGGAATATTGTCACTTTCTGAAG GAAGTTGAAGACGCTCAGAAGATACGAAGGACAGTAATAGATTGTTTTGAAAAAGCTGTCCTCCCGGGCTTAAGTGATGAAGAGAGAAGGACCAATCTCCATTTCGTTATAGTTGGAGGGGGTCCAACCGGAGTGGAATTTGCAGCTGAGCTACATGACTTTGTTCATGATGATTTGGTAAAATTATACCCTTCAGTTAAGGATTTAGTGAAGATAACCGTCATCCAATCTGGAGATCATATCCTGAACAC GTTTGACGAGAGAATTAGCTGTTTTGCTGAAACTAAGTTTCAAAGAGATGGAATTGAGGTTTTGACAGGTTGCCGTGTTGTTAGTGTTTCTGAACATTCAGTTAACATGAAAGTAAAATCTACAGGAGAATATGTCGTTGTGCCCCATGGAATGGTTGTGTGGTCTACTGGAGTCGGTACTCGCCCATTTGTGAGGAATTTCATGGAAGAAATTGGCCAG GGGAAGAGATGGATCCTAGCAACTGATGAATGGTTACGAGTAAAGGATTGTCCCGATGTGTATGCTATTGGTGATTGTACCACTGTCGATCAACGTAAAATTATG GAAGATATTTCAACCATTTTTGAAGCAGCGGATACGGATCGTTCTGGAACCTTAACTATCAAAGAATTCCAAGATGTTCTGGAAGACATAATCATCCGATATCCTCAAGTGGAGCTGTACCTAAAGAGCAACCATTTGTTTCAAGTAACGGAGTTATTCAAGGATTCAGAAGGAAATGAGAGAGAGGAGGTAGATATTGAAGGATTTAAGTTAGCCCTTTCTCATGTCGATTCCCAAATGAAGAGTCTACCTGCTACTGCTCAG GTTGCTGCTCAACAAGGTTCATATCTTGCTGGCTGCTTTAACCGTTGGGAACAATGCAACGCTAACCCTGAAGGTCCTCGCCTATTTGGAAGTGCAGGGCGTCATGCATTTCGACCCTTCAC ATATCGGCATTTAGGGCAATTTGCACCATTAGGTGGGAGCAAAGCAGCAGCAGAGCTTCCTGGAGACTGGGTATCAATGGGTCGTAGCACACAATGGCTTTGGTACTCTGTTTATGCAAG CAAGCAAGTTAGCTGGCGTACAAGGATCTTAGTTGTATGGGATTGGACAAGAAGATATATTTTTGGAAGAGATTCAAGTCGAATATGA
- the LOC114078044 gene encoding aspartic proteinase CDR1-like — protein sequence MIHRDSRKSPFYDPKLTLEDRVRRMNMRSEARISQLLVDNNLEKYVDAFQIIPFEGYEFLVPLKIGTPPVPQILVMDTGSLLLWVHCGYTMGGERSPYPLYIYSHSPSYIEDVFCKTPMCEFIMLKGECGRDSKRCEYTYRYMSGMTQGNLASEVFTFQSPNGTDVTMNKRLMFGCSSILSKGANHVSGILGLSKRAISLISQLNHTGFSYCIGNINDEDYDSNTLVLGGEPVILENSTPMFIVIGKYYITLEKISVGDKFLDIDSSIFKRINYEGGMLVDSGATSTYLPDIGFNKLKEEIRFVIGTTLTEHISSRKGELCYRGTISEDLKNFPTIAFHFVENAVLKFDAQNLFRQDKSDYFCLSLQSTDSDRLSQKLPFSILGIWAQQFNYIAFDIY from the coding sequence atgattcaCCGTGACTCAAGGAAATCTCCATTCTACGACCCAAAACTTACACTAGAAGATCGTGTGAGAAGAATGAATATGAGATCAGAAGCTCGCATTTCACAGCTTTTGGTTGACAATAATCTAGAAAAATATGTTGATGCATTTCAAATTATCCCATTTGAAGGGTACGAGTTTCTTGTTCCATTAAAAATTGGCACACCTCCTGTGCCACAAATTCTTGTCATGGACACTGGTAGTTTATTACTTTGGGTTCATTGTGGCTACACCATGGGTGGTGAACGCTCACCATATCCACTATACATCTATTCACATTCTCCATCATATATTGAAGACGTGTTCTGTAAAACACCTATGTGTGAGTTTATAATGCTTAAAGGCGAATGTGGACGTGACTCGAAGAGATGTGAGTATACATATAGATATATGTCAGGTATGACTCAGGGAAATCTTGCTTCTGAAGTTTTTACATTTCAGTCACCAAATGGAACTGATGTGACTATGAACAAGCGTCTTATGTTTGGATGTTCCTCAATACTTTCTAAAGGTGCAAATCATGTTAGTGGAATTCTTGGACTTAGCAAACGAGCTATTTCTTTGATTTCTCAACTAAATCATACTGGATTTTCCTATTGTATCGGTAATATTAATGACGAAGACTATGATTCAAACACATTGGTTTTGGGAGGAGAGCCTGTAATTTTGGAAAACTCTACTCCCATGTTTATAGTTATAGGAAAATACTATATAACCTTAGAAAAAATTAGTGTGGGAGACAAGTTTCTTGACATCGATTCAAGTATATTCAAGAGGATCAATTACGAAGGTGGAATGCTTGTTGATAGCGGAGCCACTTCAACTTATTTGCCTGATATTGGATTCAATAAATTGAAGGAGGAAATAAGATTTGTGATTGGTACGACATTAACAGAGCATATAAGCTCAAGAAAAGGTGAACTATGTTACCGTGGAACTATCAGTGAAGATCTTAAAAATTTTCCGACCATAGCATTTCATTTTGTTGAAAATGCTGTATTGAAGTTTGATGCTCAAAATTTATTTCGACAAGATAAAAGTGACTATTTCTGCTTGTCTTTACAAAGTACGGATAGTGACCGGCTCTCTCAGAAACTCCCTTTTAGCATATTAGGTATTTGGGCACAACAATTTAATTACATCGCCtttgatatttattaa